The DNA window GGGTGATAGGGCTTTAGCATGGTTTTGAGGGGAGAAGAAATAAGTGACACACTGGAGAGGCTCCTGTGAGGCTGTGGGTGGAATGAGGGAAGAATAGGATGATGGACTAGGCCTTATTGGCTGTGACTAGTACAGAATGAGTCCCCTCCAAGAAAGCTGGGGTGCAGGtctgtgggtgggctttggtgatggaAGGGTTGCACAGAGTGGGTAGAAGAGCCAGCCCTAAACTGTTTCATCAGGGAAAGCAAGCAGTATGGGGGCTGTAGACCCAACCCACTGATGTTCCCAAGGAGATTGAATGCCCAGGGGATGGCCAGCACCCTTAAGGCAACAGCAGAGCCTGCAGTCCTGCCAGCCACCTCCCTCAAGATGCCATATTACTGTGGGCAGTCCAGTGGGTGTTCCTTCAGCATGTAATGTCTTTATAGCGGTGTGTGCTATGGCCTGTTCACTGTGTTTTGTAGGGTATGGTTTCCTCTGGAATGTATCATGGACCCTGAACAGAATTACACAGTAGAGAATCAGTGGTCCATGTTCTGATGGTGACCTCAGATGTGCAGCTTACCTACAGCCATGGTGTTATAGCATAATATAGGCAGATCTTGCAAATAGGGAACTGGCagcagaagggaaggcagagtaTACAGGTCCCATCAGGCTTTGCATTTTTGTGTAATCCAGTCTCTGCTCCAGGTCCTGAGGCTCATCCCCTTTTTCTTCCTAGGCCCCTGAACCTCTGAGCTCTCTGAAATCCATGGCAGAACGGGCAGCTATCAGCTCTGGTATTGAGGACCCTGTGCCAACCTTACACCTAACAGAGCGAGGTGATAATCATGGGATGGTGGGGAGGGCAAAAGCCAAGAAGAAACTGAATCCATCCTCATCATTGAGGGGCCTGGTGCCCCATCCCTCCCTACAGACATCATCCTGAGCAGCACATCAGCACCCCCCACCTCAGCCCAGCCACCCCTGCAGCTGTCAGAGGTGAACATACCATTGTCACTGGGTGTGTGTCCACTGGGGCCAGTGTCCCTCACCAAGGAGCAGCTCTATCAGCAGGCCATGGAAGAGGCCGCCTGGCACCATATGCCCCACCCCTCTGACTCCGAGCGCATTCGGTGAGGGGCTGCAGAAAGGGACTGGGGACCGGGACTCCCAGTCTGAGGGAGGAGCTGGTTCCTGGGCCTTGAGAGATTAGGTAGAGTACTCATCTCAAAGTTCTGAGAACTTGGCTTGGGGCTCCTTAGAGCAGGTTGAAGTATGCTTCAGAACACCCTACTGAAAGCAGGACAGGAACTGGAAGTCACCTGGTACTAAGTCCTCTCTGGTTCACAGGCAATACCTCCCTCGGAACCCTTGCCCGACGCCCCCCTACCACCACCAGATGCCACCCCCACACTCGGACACCGTGGAGTTCTACCAGCGCCTGTCAACTGAGACACTCTTCTTCATCTTCTACTATCTGGAGGTACAGCAGGGCCCCCGGGGCAGCCTCGGGCCCCTCAGCTCCGCCGCCACCGCTGCCATCCCCCCTCGGGCTGGAGGGGCGAGGTGGGTGTCCCACTGCGGCCACTGGGACCGCACCCCTccccatcccaagccccctcaaACCTGTCCAGTCCCAAGGCATTCTAATTGCTCAGACTAAGGGAAAGGCTGCAGGCCCTAGGCTGTGTACACACTCAACTACcaagagctctcagctcctggtAAACCCTTTAGTTGAGGATAGCCTTTGAACTGCAATAGGCACTCTCAAACCTCCTTAGAGACCTCTAGGGAACTGTCTGACCTTTTAATTGCAGTAAGTCAGccccttcccatctccctttGAGTTTTCTACATAGTCTCCTCTCAGCTTTCATTATGCAttagtttctcttctttctcaaagCTTTTCTGAAAGCAATTCTCACCTCCTGTCTCATTTTCTTCTGACCATGGTATGTTTGTGCTCCCAGCACTGTCTGCAAATGGACTCTCCGCCCCAGCTGGTCTGTGGTGGGGGTCTGGGTCTAGCTCTGATGCCCTGCCCTatcccccattccctacccaatTTGGATACCCCCTGatctttctctgcattttctctcCCAGGGAACCAAGGCACAGTACTTGGCAGCCAAGGCCCTAAAGAAGCAGTCCTGGCGATTCCACACCAAGTACATGATGTGGTTCCAGAGGCATGAGGAGCCCAAGACCATCACAGATGAGTTTGAGCAGGTGAGGGCCCCACCTGCCCTGGTCTCACTGGGGTATGGTTAGTGTCCCCAAGCCCAGACTTGCTGCTGGCCTTTGATATTCAAGCACAGTCCTACAGACTGACCAAACTGACCTCCCACACTCCTGGGATGCTGTCTCTCCATTTGTCCACTTCTTAGTGCCATTGTTACTTCTTCCAAAGAGAAACTTTCCTTGAGCTGCTGTCTCTACCATGCAGCCCTAGGTACTTTAGTTAAGAGTGTGGGATTTTATAGTTGGCATCTCCCAAATCTGACCTCATTGACCCCTTATTTTCCTGGCAACCAGCAGAACAGGCAGGGACTGAGCATAATTGGAAGGAAGTCTGTTTAGGCAGCCTTTTCCAGTCTCAGTCATTAGTTGATTGGAAGTTCCACTCTCCCTAAATACCCCAAAGCCAGCTGATCTGGGTTTGAGCCCAGCTTTCACTGGATGATCTTGGGCAAGTCAATCGAACCtctcttcatttgtttctctctgtaaaAATGGGAGTAACGGTACCCATCTCATGCAGTTGTTACAAGGATTAAATGAGTTAATAACATGTAAGTACTAATGGTGCCTGCTATACAGTGAGCGTCacggatttctttttaattgctttCAGTTGGTGTGTTCCATGGTGGTTTTCCCCGTACACATTTCCCCACCTACACTTCCGGGTGCCAAGCTGGCCTTCACTGGTCCCCATTCTTATAGAACTCTACTCCATTTCCTGCATTTTTCCAGACTATTTTGAAGCATTTCAGACACTTGACCCAGcttctttcttttgctgtttcATCTCCAGCCTCGATTTCAGACTTCTTGTCCTTCCCTGGTTTGGTCCTCGAACGCATCTCAGGGCACTGAGTCACTAGAATCTCAGTTACGGTGAAGTGTGTGTCACTGCAGAACACTTGGATATGGATGCTGTACATCTGTTACATTGTAGGCCACCCGTTGGTTCCCCATTCCTCAGGGTCTGAACATAAGCGTGGGCCTCATGGCTGTGTCctccaaagctgtagagaaaGCCTGCAGGCCCACCGGGGCCTgccctctctgtctccccttcACCACTCTACAGTCACCAAGGGTGGAGCAGAATAGTGCAAGCATGGAGAGCAATCAGACTGGCCCCTCCATGTACCTGACAACTGCCTCTTTTGTCATCTGCCTGGCCCAGATCTCAGCTCCCCTCCTCGTCCACTCACTGACCACCTTCTTCCCCGGCCAGGGCACCTACATCTACTTTGACTACGAGAAGTGGGGCCAGCGGAAGAAGGAAGGCTTCACCTTTGAGTACCGCTACCTGGAGGACCGGGACCTCCAGTGACACCGGCCCCCTCTACCTGACCCCCTCCCCCCGCATGCTGATCCCCCTGCCCAGGTGAGGGCCCTGCCCTGGAAGACTGGGGGAGGCCCAAGGCCATGGGGCACCCTCCCCCCCAGGAGCAGGGAAAGGGCAGGGaggttttctcttcctctctgccctacCCTGGAGGCCTGGGGGTGAGAGttgccccctcctcccctcccctgtgaGGGACATTTTTTGGTAAACctattttcattttggaaaatatttatgaataaatagtTTTATATGACGGCTGGCACCTGCAGCCTCTCCTGTTCCCCCAAGAGTTAGTGGGTAGGAGTGGGGTTCTGCTGGCGGGGGTGCCGGGCCAGCTGAGGGTTGAACTGGGAGTTGTACCGCCGCCTCCGTTCATCTGTCTCTTCCACTTCCACCTGACCTTGTTGGGATGCTCGGCCTTGTACACGGGCCAGCAGGGCCTCTGCTCGAGCCCTCTCAGCTGCTTCTCGCTGAAGACGCTCAGCTCGGAGCTCTTGTAGGGAAGGTGGCCTGGAGAAAAGAGAGCAAGAGCAGAAAGCTTGAGAGAAGCCACCTGGTTCTGGATCACATGAGTCCTTAGACTCACTTCAAGGGCTGTGCCTCCCCTTATGGTTCTAAGATCAGATGCCCCTCCAGGTCAAGAAAGCACATTTAGTAGTATCCTGGGGCCCCTGCaccattttgaaataaaaagattagTCTGTGAGTACCCCCTCTGCAGTTGATATAGGCAGaaaccttttattttctaatcCTAGTGATTCTTAAACTTTGGTCTCAacatgggagacagacagatttctctgagtttgaggccggcctggtctatagagctagttccaggatagccaggactaccaaaaccgtgtctcaaaaaaaccaaaagaacaaaactgagGATCAAAGTCAAACAGGGCTCTTTCCTGTGTGCTGTCTTCTACTGTGGCAATATAAGAATTGAGTGTGATGTGGgtatgctttaatcccagcacttgggaagcagagacaaacagatctctgagttcaaagccagcctggtttacatagtcagttctaggatagccagggctacatagtgagaccttatctcagaaaaacaaaaaacaaacaaaaaaaaccccagaaaaaaaCCTAAGGGCCATAAAGATCTTTTAAGGTAGGTTTTTCGAGATAGGCTTTCTTTATgccgtgtagctctggctatactggaattcactttgtagaccaggctggccctgtccacttgcctctgtcctcCTCCCCCCGTGCTGGGAGATAGTCATGGCaagacacccatgcacataaaaaaaaaaaaaaaaaaaaaaaactgagaaatccTGCATAGAAGCATCCACACATACCCTTAGCCTAAGAGGAGATACTATTCTTAAAATCCTAAATGAAGTCTGTCTCCACAGAGGTCTATAGACCACATATTAAGAAGCACTTCATCCTGCCTTTCCTTGAGCTTTTTGTGATAACCACACTGGTGTGCTAGGGCCCCCAGAATCTCACTCTCTCACTCTGCTCTACTGGTGGACTAAGTCTATTCTTACTCTCTGGGCCGTTGTTTCTGAGGCCTCTCCTCTCTAGAAGGACGGCTTTCACTGCTGTGCCTTTTCTTTCCCAGGTGCTTCTGCATCTCCCTTAATGGGTCCAACCGATTCTTGATCTTCTCATCTGGGCTTGGGCCTGGAGGGCAGCCCCCTTTCCCTGGGGGAAGCTGGTACCAAGGAGGTTGAGTTTGGGCTTCTGCTGCACTCTGGCCCAAGTACGTCAGGATGCCTAGTGCTTTCTCTTGCCTCTCCTGTAGGggcaagaaaacacaatagtctTTTTAGTCCCTCTGAGAGCCCTAGATGTGGCAGTAGGGAAAgccagggcctgagttcagagaGAGACGGGCTGGTAGGTAGTCATTCAACAAGGGAAATCAGGGACAGGACTAGCTATGCAAAGTGCTAAGGGCTAATCTGGAGAAGGAAGAGTAAAAGGAGAACAGTGGCAGTGTATGTAGTAAGGGGACAGGGATGGAAAGGAGGATGAGAGAAGTCTATGGGGAAACctgcagaaaagcaaagcagagtgGTTTCGGTGGGATACAAGCATCTTCAAAGTTGGAATGGGAGATGCAGGAGAGCCACAGAACAAATTCACAATTTGAGAAGCACGAGTGCCATCTGGCAGTGCATGCTtatgaccccagcactcaggaggtcaaAGCGTGGAAGGATTGTGAGCTGGAGGGCACCCTCGTCTGTATAGTTGAGGTCTCATCTCAATCTAGCTTAAGTCTCAGAATAAGGTTAACATCAGAAACAGCTTAAGTGCACTGCATCAGTAACCAAATTATTATGTGCTTTCAGTCACATTCAGAATGTCCTGTGTGTTCATCTGTCACCATATCCTAACAGCTGTTAATTACAGCTAGTCCCCCTCatcccagtccccccccccccccaggattcCACCAACAGAGGAAGCCAGCTTACCTTCTCCTGTCGTTTCTCTTCCTCATGCTCTTTATTCCCTCTGGgcactcctttcccttcttccagcaGCTCCTTAAACAGGTCCACAGGGCCAGAACTTGGAACTCTTGCATCTGCTGCTTCCAGTTCAGGCAGTGAGTTCTGGCGCCTGGCTTTCTTCCGTAAGAATTCTGTTCGTGCCTGTGAAGAAAGTTATAAACAGAACACTCCTAAAGaggttgggggaaaaaaagaccttCACAACATAGAAGTGCTGGGGGCTACAAGAAGGGGCCATGGGCTGGCTAATGGTGTATGCCtctaatgccagcattcaggaggcagaggctgagtgggttttgttttgctttttggtttttcaagacagggtttctttctgtagctttggaccctgtcctggaacttgctctgtacacctggcctacctctgcctccacctcccaagtgctgggattaaaagcacaagCCTTTTAAcctccaaattcaaggccagcctgatttacacagtaagttccaagacaggcagggctacacaaggaaactaTTTGGAAAAACCTTTAGAGGGGGAGGTGAGCATAGTATAGGTACTAGGAGCCAGAAAAGACACCGTTTCTAATTTGGAGTGGAGAATGGGTGTTTTAAACAGTaaacttgctgggcagtggtggtgcacacctttaatcccagcactggggaggtgggggagcagaggcaggcggatctctgtgagttcgaggccagcctggtctacaaaagctagttccaggacaggctccaaagctacagagaaaccctgtctcgaaaaaccacaaaaacagtAAGCTTGATTATCAGAAATTGCTGGTAGGTCTCCAGCCTAAAATAGAAGGCTTCCCAGCCTACAGTGATGCAAACCGAAACAAAAGCAGCTATTAAAAAATCACtcagtaggggctggagagatggtggttAAGAGTAGTGGCTGCCcctccagaggttctgagttcaattcccagcaaccccatggtggctcacaaccatctataatgagatctggtgccctcttctggcctgcaggcagagcactgtacacataaatccaaaaataaaaaaaaaaaacaaaaccctaactaTTCAGAGTATTTCTGTGTTCTTGGGCCACACTTTGCAGCAGGGTAGGAACCCACAAAATAAAGTCCCATAAAGTCCACATGCCtttgatcacagcacttgggaggcagaagcaggccaggctagtgtacagagtgagttccaggacaggctccaaagctacacagagaaacccctgtctccaaaaacccaaaaccacaaTGAAAAACCACTCAGCTATAAGGTAGAGATGGTTTTGTTCCAGCTGTAAAGCCCCTGCTTAGTGTATATGCAGTACAGGCATGCACAAACTCCCAAATATAGCTTATTAGGCAGCCATGCCATACTTTCTGGAAAAAGAATTTGGCTCCCAGGTGTGGCTCCAGGTCACTATTCCAAACATTAGTGGTCATCCCCATCCCAGGTAGGTTCTGAATTGCTCAGGACAGTCTCCATAATTCTCTCCTCTACAGCCTCAGTATGTGGGATTACAAGCCTCACCAAATCCAGCTactatgaaaaatttaaaaacccacaCCAATTCATGATTGGCCAAGGGATTTAAGTGTAAACAAAAATGACTGAGTAATCATTAAAGTCTGGTCATGTGTGTGTAGTCTTCAATCCTAGCATTCAGGTGgaagtggcaggcggatctcagaggtggagaccagcctggtctacatagccagttctaggacagccagggctacctaggccctgtttcaaagaaagaaagcctctggccaggcggtggtggcccatgcctttaatcccagcacttgggagacagaggcaggtggatctcagtgagttcaaggctagcctggtctacaaaacgagttccaggacagtcaggtctgTTAGTCTGTTGtgcagagaaacccggtcttgaaagaCAAGCAAAGCCTCTGGGTGTATTTGTCTCGGGGAGCAATGACGGAAAACGCGTCTAACGGAGTGGACTCCAGCTTGTCCGCCCTTTGCTCTCGTTGAAGCCGTTGCGCTCAGTGCCGACCGCACACTCCTTTAAGGACTCAAAGTTGTTCTAAGAGGGATTTCTCAAGTCTAGCGCTTTGTAGGTGGGAGACATATATACAGCGGATGCTCAGTAACTTGTGCGGACGAACTATAAAGTAATCAGAATATCTGTCCCACTCTTATGTGCTAGTCTCTGGCCACTTCAACTACACCAGTGGAGAAATCTAGGAAGGTTTCGTGGAAGTTAGCAAAGGATTTGCAGAGAAACATCGCCAAACACTGACCCGCGCCTGACAGCGAGTGACCGGCAGGCCCTTCGTGCTTCCGGGCCAGCCCCAGGCTTACCTCTTGCTGAGCGAGCAACACCCTCCGCTCacgctccttctcctcctcccggGCCTGGGCCTCGTCGCGCCGCACGCGGGCGACATTGTCCTTGTTCCGGACGTGCCAGCTCTTCTTGGGCAAAATATTCATGGCTCCGTAGCCGACCTCAGACCATCAGGCCCACTCTAACAATTCTTCCGATTGGCGCGAGGAAGCTCCCGCCCCATGATCCCACCCTTGCATGTGCATTGGTTCTGGGCCAATTATCACGCCCACTCATGGCCTATTTTAGAGGTGATTGGCTAAGAGGTGCTCCATCACAGCCAATCCTAAACGTTAGCAACCTGAGCTGCTCCACCCCGGACGCTGCTGTATGAGGTTGGTGATGCCCCGCCTGTCTATCCAGTCACGCAGACACAACCCAGGCCACTGACCAGGCCCCTCCCCAAACTCTGTCCAAGGCTTCAGGACCGGGTTTCAAAATGTATAGCGACTGTTGTTTATTAATACGGTTCAACTGAGTGTGGTACTTGGTGGCGGAGGCCGTAGGACTCGATTCTAGAGATGAGAGGGTACTATATGAAGTCACTGAGGTGTACAATCGGTCTGAAGGACTGAAGGTGGGATGACATTTCCAGCCAGACTGGTCAGAGACTTCCATTCGCTGAGCTTAGAGCCACAGCTCGCTGGGCTAGGAAGACTTTATTCTTCGCTTCCTGAGGGCAAAGGGGGATGGAAGTGAGACACACCTTCTCTTCACCCATGTCCTTCTTCCCATGTTCTCAGGGAGCCCTTCCCAGGGAACCAGCCTGGCTCACCGTCTCGATCTGGCGTTTGAGCTCAGAAATGAGGCGtccgtaagagttagccagggcTACTGTATACGCCATCAGGATGCTTAGGAAAACAGGAATGAAAGTCAccccaggaaaacaaaacaaaaactatatatatagttttctttatcaTATGGCTCCTTAGAAACCTGGATCAGGACCCTCAAAACCCTCTTGAGACTCCATTCTTTACTGCCTCAGACCTAGGAGTCCATACCTCTGCCCTCCTTCAGATCAGGAGTCTAGGCTGCAGACCTCCTTTAGACCCAGGGTTCCAAACCCAGACTTCTTTTCTTAGGCCCAGGAGTCCAGACCCCAACCCTCCTGCTCCAGATCTAGGTAGACCCCAGTTCTCTTCCATTCCACATAGGTATCCAAGTTGCAGCCCTCCTCTCTAATACTTAGGTGCTCAGCCcccaattcctttttttttcccctaacacTAAATCACACATATCCAAACTCTGACCCTAAAGTCTGGAACCACTCACCAAGAGAGGATCAGAAGGGGTACAGCAAAAGCCTGGGTCcccagaaagtagaaaaagttcTGGGCAGTCTGAGGGAGGCTTTTAATGGACTCGGGGATCTGGACCCAAATAGACGACTTCCCTTGGAATGGGCCACACAGTTTAGAAGGTGGGATCCTGCAGGCAGAGACACACTGAGCTCAATCAAATAGGGCCAGAGTGAGGAACCTGTGATGAATGCAATGGAAAAGAGCCTCTCAGACTTACAAGAAGATACTGTAAAGCACCGGGACAGCAGAGATTGCCAGACCCACAAGGAGCACCAGGGGGAAAAAGAAATTTGCTGTGGAGGCTCGGAAGGTGCGTGAGGCCGGTGAGTAGATGGAGAAGAGCGCCATCTGCGGGAAGAGATGAGAAATGGAGATCTGAGACCCAAGGGTCAATTCTGTGGTTTCCTCTTTTCCCATCTTGGAGTTTTGGCCTCTTCCCAGACGTCTGAGCCACCTCAAACATCTCAGATTCCTTTCTCTGGGCTCAGGACTCTGACTTCCAGCACACTTCTCCCTCCCTTGGGGCTCAGTCATCAAAAGCCATGACATCCTCCTTTCCCTAACCCAGGAGTATAGCCCCAACCCCTGTCAGCTCAGACCCCTGGATCGTCCTCAGCCTCACCTTCTTCAGACAGAAGAGTATCAGGAACTTGGCGGTGTTGATCAAAGGTAGTAAAGGGCAGAAAAAGCTTCCCACCCAGACCACGGTCTGAGCGTAGATGAGCCCCAACACCTCGTCGGGCACCTGGAACTCCAGAGTCCCCATCATACGACCCAATGCCCCAGGACAGAGGCCACAGAATATCCTGAAGGGCAAGGTAGGGCAGTCATAGGCCTAGATGTTTTGGGGTCTTTCCAACCTTATCATCCAGCCCATTATtttgtaaaggttttttttttatttatttattatgtatataatatcctGTGTAtacgtatgcctgcaggccagaagagggcaacagacctcattacagatggttgtgagccaccatgtggttgctgggaattgaactcaggacctttggaagagcaggcaatgctcttaaccgctgagccatctctccagcccctttgtaaaggttttttttgagacagggtttcactgtagttttggagcctctcctggaactaactcttgtagaccaggctggcctcaaactcacagagatccgcctgtctctgcctcctgagtgctgggattaaatgtaaaGGACTTTTAAGATCTGTGATCTATGTTCCAGAACCTGGTTTCAAAGTTTCCTGACCTAAAATACTAAGAGTaggagtggagtcagagagaaataactgaaaaaagGGCGAGTGGGGATTTAGGTGAGGAAAAGGAAGTTAAAACTGTATTTGGAAAGTGGAAAGGATGCTGGATGTGGTGACTTAAACTGGTAATCAGAGCCCTAGGGAGACTGGATCAccaccagttccaggacagcctaagctacagacagacagagtctggaaaaaataaagggaatgagagagacagttcagtggttaagggcctATACTGAGCAGatggggtggcacatgcctttatccccAGCACATTCAacgcagaggcaggtagatctctggtgtggaaagtccttctgtatatgtgttgcttttattagttaatgaataaggaagctACTTTcggctttcggccaatggcttaacagaatatagcgagagagagagagagagagagagagagagagagagagagagagagagagaggagtcagtgagaagccatttagccaccagaggaaaaagacgcgagccaccagctggaaccttgccagtaggccatgagcctcgtggtaaaatatagaataatagaaatgggttaatttaagatgtaagaactagtaaaaaatgcataagctaataggccaaacaggcgtgtaattaatatagtttctgagtgattattttgggcagcCTTCGATgccaaatctctgtgagtccaaggctaagctagtctggtctacacagagacttgtaggacagccaggactgtgtgGAGACCTTGTCTCTACATACAAAAAGGGGGATGAGGGGCAGACTCCTCTTtaagaggatcagagttcaattcctaccaccTGTATCAAGTGGCTTATAACCactcataactccagtttcaaggatgACACTCTGTTCTTGTTTCCATGGGCACCTGTACACACTCTACCaccttggctggagagatgattcagcggttaagagcacttccaagatgctgagttcaagtcccagcaaccacatggtggctcacaaccatctgtaatgagacctggtgccctcttgaggaagagacctggtcaaattgtcc is part of the Arvicola amphibius chromosome 8, mArvAmp1.2, whole genome shotgun sequence genome and encodes:
- the Leng1 gene encoding leukocyte receptor cluster member 1 produces the protein MNILPKKSWHVRNKDNVARVRRDEAQAREEEKERERRVLLAQQEARTEFLRKKARRQNSLPELEAADARVPSSGPVDLFKELLEEGKGVPRGNKEHEEEKRQEKERQEKALGILTYLGQSAAEAQTQPPWYQLPPGKGGCPPGPSPDEKIKNRLDPLREMQKHLGKKRHSSESRPSREERPQKQRPREPPSLQELRAERLQREAAERARAEALLARVQGRASQQGQVEVEETDERRRRYNSQFNPQLARHPRQQNPTPTH